From a region of the Salvelinus fontinalis isolate EN_2023a chromosome 13, ASM2944872v1, whole genome shotgun sequence genome:
- the prdx4 gene encoding peroxiredoxin-4 isoform X1 produces the protein MDVMLHMKMIKDILSVFCTICVVTKFTTAAQDGSDGKKDQECYNYAGGHVYPGEAFRVPVSDHSLHLSKAKISKPAPYFEGSAVIDGEFKELKLSDYKGKYLVFFFYPLDFTFVCPTEIIAFSDRVHEFRAINAEVVACSVDSQFTHLAWINTPRKQGGLGPMKIPLLSDLTHQISKDYGVFLEDAGHALRGLFIIDDKGVLRQITMNDLPVGRSVDETLRLVQAFQYTDKHGEVCPAGWKPGSDTIIPDPAGKLKYFDKLN, from the exons ATGGACGTTATGCTTCATATGAAAATGATAAAGGACATTTTAAGTGTGTTTTGCACAATTTGTGTTGTCACCAAGTTTACCACTGCAGCCCAAGACGGCTCTGATGGGAAAAAGGACCAAGAGTGTTACAACTACGCTGGAGGACACGTCTACCCTGGAGAGGCTTTCCGTGTGCCCGTCTCTGATCATTCCTTGCACCTCAGCAAGGCAAAAA TTTCAAAGCCTGCACCTTACTTTGAGGGATCAGCTGTCATCGATGGCGAGTTTAAAGAGCTCAAACTgtcggactacaaagggaaatacCTAGTCTTCTTCTTCTACCCCCTGGACTT CACGTTTGTCTGCCCGACTGAGATTATTGCGTTCAGTGATCGTGTGCACGAGTTCCGTGCCATCAATGCTGAGGTTGTTGCCTGCTCTGTCGACTCACAATTCACGCATCTGGCATG GATCAACACACCCAGGAAGCAGGGTGGACTTGGACCAATGAAAATCCCTCTGCTGTCTGACCTCACACACCAGATTTCCAAAGACTATGGAGTCTTCCTGGAGGACGCAGGACACGCACTCAG GGGCCTGTTCATCATCGATGACAAGGGCGTCCTGAGGCAGATCACCATGAATGACCTCCCCGTGGGGCGCTCTGTAGACGAGACTCTGCGGCTTGTCCAAGCCTTCCAGTATACTGACAAACACGGCGAAG TGTGCCCAGCAGGATGGAAGCCCGGCAGTGACACA ATAATCCCAGACCCAGCGGGCAAACTCAAGTACTTTGACAAGCTGAACTGA
- the prdx4 gene encoding peroxiredoxin-4 isoform X2 translates to MSERKVFASVSKPAPYFEGSAVIDGEFKELKLSDYKGKYLVFFFYPLDFTFVCPTEIIAFSDRVHEFRAINAEVVACSVDSQFTHLAWINTPRKQGGLGPMKIPLLSDLTHQISKDYGVFLEDAGHALRGLFIIDDKGVLRQITMNDLPVGRSVDETLRLVQAFQYTDKHGEVCPAGWKPGSDTIIPDPAGKLKYFDKLN, encoded by the exons ATGAGTGAAAGGAAAGTTTTCGCTTCGG TTTCAAAGCCTGCACCTTACTTTGAGGGATCAGCTGTCATCGATGGCGAGTTTAAAGAGCTCAAACTgtcggactacaaagggaaatacCTAGTCTTCTTCTTCTACCCCCTGGACTT CACGTTTGTCTGCCCGACTGAGATTATTGCGTTCAGTGATCGTGTGCACGAGTTCCGTGCCATCAATGCTGAGGTTGTTGCCTGCTCTGTCGACTCACAATTCACGCATCTGGCATG GATCAACACACCCAGGAAGCAGGGTGGACTTGGACCAATGAAAATCCCTCTGCTGTCTGACCTCACACACCAGATTTCCAAAGACTATGGAGTCTTCCTGGAGGACGCAGGACACGCACTCAG GGGCCTGTTCATCATCGATGACAAGGGCGTCCTGAGGCAGATCACCATGAATGACCTCCCCGTGGGGCGCTCTGTAGACGAGACTCTGCGGCTTGTCCAAGCCTTCCAGTATACTGACAAACACGGCGAAG TGTGCCCAGCAGGATGGAAGCCCGGCAGTGACACA ATAATCCCAGACCCAGCGGGCAAACTCAAGTACTTTGACAAGCTGAACTGA